In the Carassius auratus strain Wakin chromosome 50, ASM336829v1, whole genome shotgun sequence genome, one interval contains:
- the LOC113066826 gene encoding uncharacterized protein LOC113066826 — protein MSNASFKPPLLHQEVSVRRGLKCMYPVTSITTKIVFVDSSPVEMCNAECSCVAGTALCNHTVALLYQTAHYSQLNLTAVPPVLSCTETEQRWHKPRTMGVKPGRVGDMVVVSTKPKQRTVADGVRSTLYKAVQGDLPDQDMLKVSEIYKDFSTDIAPLITTLSINADIALVDSALGKVQEDSPISFHHPVPVSRTVIYHPDCPPPPLLPLDGYRLEPTSCQFVCSHQQQLHLQSLETTLDMARRIEAAQGNRVTLWSGTELESHGSPLRASGRCAMSAARAPQNTLLNEFGEEQHKQQQ, from the exons ATGTCCAACGCATCATTCAAGCCTCCTCTTCTGCACCAAGAAGTAAGCGTGAGAAggggtttaaaatgtatgtatccAGTTACATCGATAACTACGAAG aTCGTCTTTGTGGATTCATCCCCTGTTGAGATGTGCAATGCTGAGTGTTCATGTGTGGCTGGAACAGCACTGTGCAATCATACTGTTGCACTTCTTTACCAAACTGCACACTATTCCCAACTGAACCTTACGGCAGTCCCCCCCGTTCTGAGTTGCACTGAGACAGAGCAACGCTGGCACAAGCCAAGAACTATG GGTGTGAAACCAGGTAGAGTCGGTGATATGGTGGTAGTATCTACCAAGCCAAAGCAGAGGACTGTTGCTGATGGTGTAAG GAGCACACTTTACAAAGCAGTGCAAGGAGATTTGCCTGATCAAGACATGCTTAAAGTGTCAGAAATTTACAAGGACTTTTCAACAGACATTGCACCACTCATTACTACCTTGTCTATAAATGCTGACATCGCACTAGTTGATTCTGCTCTTGGAAAAGTCCAAGAAGACAGCCCCATCTCCTTTCACCATCCAGTGCCAGTGAGCCGGACAGTAATTTACCACCCAGATTGCCCTCCTCCACCACTCCTACCTTTAGATGGTTACAGGCTTGAGCCCACCAGCTGCCAGTTTGTTTGCAGTCACCAACAGCAACTACATCTGCAGTCACTGGAGACTACGTTGGACATGGCCAGGAGAATAGAAGCTGCACAAGGAAACAGAGTGACTCTGTGGAGTGGTACAGAGTTAGAAAGCCACGGATCACCTCTTCGCGCTTCAGGGAGGTGTGCCATGTCCGCGGCCAGAGCTCCTCAGAACACCTTGCTGAACGAATTCGGAGAGGAACAGCACAAACAGCAGCAATGA
- the LOC113066825 gene encoding uncharacterized protein LOC113066825: MFKIKKNKVVYQRQERTSSLHCCIPQCTNSSRYNSAISFHSFPVDAEVRAQWLTKIRRDHFSPTKNTRVCSVHFCGANFVLTPGGLRKLKRGVIPSLFAWNNYTLPTPRENVWDRRPRCSVPEETSPPESEMSEPQTAPDHDYPVTPATSVMAGEMAMSYDELKRKLEDLQYQLETVQLQSRFGLHRIAGSDDNIRFYTRFASYKHFLAFWKLVEPAAKSRMVRITSARAASDSFDELTQTKTTKLAPVDELLLFLMHLSVGLPLRDLAERFGVHRTTASRIIVTWTHFLYNLLGSIRLWIPKEVVRALLPPEFADFPDTQVVLDCTELYCQTPSSLLLQNEVFSNYKSHSTLKAMIGIAPHGAITFVSVLYAGSMSDREIFKLSGIIKCLTPDMAIMVDKGFLVDDLVPCKVYRPAYRSNNSQMSRQDVQQTQSIAQLRVHVERCIRRVKENKLFDKPIPLSICGSIDQLFSVACFLVNYQNGPLVKSWSVKC, from the exons atgtttaaaataaaaaagaataaagtcGTTTATCAGCGACAGGAGAGAACATCTTCCCTACATTGCTGTATACCTCAGTGCACTAATTCGTCTCGGTACAACAGCGCAATAAGCTTTCATTCTTTCCCTGTTGACGCTGAAGTTCGTGCTCAGTGGTTAACGAAAATCCGTAGGGATCACTTCAGTCCTACAAAAAATACTAGAGTGTGTAGTGTTCATTTCTGTGGAGCTAATTTTGTTTTGACGCCTGGGGGACTGAGAAAACTTAAAAGGGGAGTTATTCCCTCTCTTTTTGCATGGAACAACTATACTCTTCCCACACCGAGAGAGAATGTTTGGGATCGTCGACCAAGATGCTCCGTCCCAGAAGAGACGTCTCCGCCTGAATCTGAGATGAGTGAACCACAAACGGCACCTGATCATGACTACCCTGTCACTCCAGCAACATCAGTAATGGCAGGTGAAATGGCAATGAGTTATGACGAACTGAAGAGGAAATTGGAAGATCTACAATATCAGTTGGAAACTGTACAGTTACAGTCCCGTTTTGGTTTACACCGCATCGCTGGATCAGACGACAATATTCGTTTTTACACGAG GTTTGCTTCTTACAAGCATTTCTTGGCCTTTTGGAAATTGGTGGAGCCTGCTGCAAAAAGTAGGATGGTGCGAATTACCAGTGCAAGGGCTGCCTCTGACAGCTTTGATGAGCTGACCCAAACAAAAACAACG AAACTTGCACCAGTAGATGAGCTGCTGCTTTTTCTGATGCACTTGTCTGTGGGTCTGCCTCTCAGGGATCTAGCAGAGCGCTTTGGTGTTCATCGGACCACAGCTAGCCGAATCATTGTGACTTGGACACACTTTCTGTACAACCTACTTGGTTCAATTCGCCTGTGGATACCAAAAGAAGTCGTCAGAGCTCTCTTACCACCAGAGTTTGCAGACTTCCCTGACACTCAAGTGGTGCTGGACTGCACTGAATTGTACTGCCAAACACCCTCCTCTCTACTACTTCAGAATGAGGTGTTTTCGAATTACAAATCACACAGTACATTGAAGGCGATGATTGGCATTGCACCACATGGTGCCATTACCTTTGTTTCAGTGCTGTATGCAGGCTCTATGAGTGACCGGGAGATTTTCAAActttcaggaattattaaatgCCTCACACCAGACATGGCCATTATGGTTGACAAGGGCTTTTTGGTAGATGATCTCGTTCCTTGCAAGGTTTACCGACCTGCTTATCGGTCAAATAATTCCCAGATGTCCAGGCAGGATGTACAACAGACCCAATCCATTGCCCAACTGCGAGTACATGTTGAGAGATGCATCCGGAGGGTGAAGGAGAACAAACTGTTTGACAAACCCATACCATTGTCAATATGTGGCAGCATTGACCAGCTGTTTAGTGTAGCTTGCTTTCTGGTCAACTACCAGAATGGACCGCTGGTGAAGTCATGGTCAGTTAAATGCTGA